Within the Candidatus Zixiibacteriota bacterium genome, the region TATGAATACGGAGGTAATTCTGCACTTCGGCGGCGTGATGACTTCCAAGAGGCTTAACCAATACCTGAGTGACCGTGGGCCACGCAATTATATCCACATCGCCGATCATCCCTTCCGCCATGACCCCAACCATGTTGTCACCCACCGCATACAGGCCGATATCAACGCCGCATGCTCAGGTCTGGCCTCGACGCTCAAACCGAAAACAGCCGGTGACCTTGCCAGACAACTGCGCAAAGCAAATGCTCTTGTCCACACGACTATCGACAAAATCGTTACCAATGATTCCAATCTCACTGAGTTCGCGGTTGCAAGACTCATATCTCAAAATATTGCACCCGATTCAGCCCTATTTCTGGGCAGCAGTATGCCGATCCGTGATATGGAGATGTATGGCGACCCGCACGGACACCCGGTGTATGTGATCGCCAATAGAGGCGCGAGCGGAATCGATGGCGGCATAGCTACTATAGCTGGCTGTGTGACCGGCATGGAGAGACCCGGCACCATCATCATCGGCGATCTTGCCTTCCTTCACGACCTCAACTCACTCGCTCTCGTTAAGCAATCAAAACAGCCACTAACGATAGTCGTGCTCAACAACAATGGCGGCGGTATCTTCTCATTTTTGCCCGTTCGCGAGTGCGGCGACATCTTCGAGAAATACTTCGCCACCCCGCACGGATTCAGTTTCAAAGCCGCCGCAAACATGTTCGATCTCGACCACCATCAGCCATTGACGCCGAAAGAATTCAACGAAACCTACGTTGCCGCTCAAAGAGGCGCCGGCAGCATCATCGAAATAAAGACCGACCGTGAACAAAATTATCAGGCGCACACGAAGCTTCAGAACGAAATAAGAAATGCGCTCGGAGGGCAATAGCCCATGTCAGGTCAGTCGATTCAATGGAACTTCCAATCCTCCGGCGACTCATCCAAACACGCGCTGCTGTTTCTTCACGGTTTCATGGGTTCATCGCTGGACTGGCAGGACATCGCGGACTGCTTCGCCGAGAAATACGGGATAATCGCGTTGGACCTTCCCGGTCACGGTCAGACAGTCGCGACCACCGATGATGACTACACCATGCCTCGATGCGCTTCAGGGATAGTCGATCTTTTGCACGATTTGAATATCACCCGGACGCATCTTATTGGTTATTCTATGGGAGGACGGCTGGCGCTCTATCTCGCGACTCACTATCCTAAACTTGTTGATAAAGTGATCGTTGAATCGGCCTCGCCCGGCCTGAAGACACAGCAGGAACGCTCCGCGCGCGTTGAGCACGACCTTCAGATCGCCAGAGATATTACGACTTTGCCAATGGCGGAGTTCCTGGCCCGGTGGTACGATCAGCCTCTGTTCGCCACCGTCGATAAAAACGGCCCCCCGTTTCAAAGCCTGATGCGGCGCTGCCTGCTCAACGACTCCGCCCTTCTGGCAAAATCGCTACGCCATATGGGAACGGGAGCGCAACCGTCTCTCTGGTCGGATCTGCCAAAAATCAGATCTCAGTTGCTCTTGATAGTCGGCGGGCAAGATGCTAAATTCAAAAGTATAGCGGAAGAAATCGCTGAAATTCGCCCGGCCACAAAGATTGTCGTAATACCCGATGCCGGGCACAACGTGCACATGGAGAACCCATTAGAGTATATCAAACAGGTGAGCCTGTTTTTGAAATCATAAAGGAAGGAACTTTATGTCGAAGATACAATGGAAAGACTGCGGCAAATATACCGACATCCGCTACCACAAGAGTGATGGTATTGCCAAGATAACGATCAATCGCCCCGAGCGACGCAATGCCTTCCGTCCCCTTACTGTCAACGAAATGATTCGTGCTCTCGCCGATGCGCGCGCCGATCAGACCATCGGCGTGATCATCCTCACGGGCGAAGGGGACAAGGCGTTCTGTTCCGGAGGCGATCAGAAAATCCGCGGCGAGGCCGGCTATAAGGACGAGGCTGGTGGTGAACACCTCAACGTCCTCGATTTCCAGCGCCAGATTCGCACCTGCCCCAAACCCGTCATAGCCATGGTAGCCGGTTACGCCATAGGCGGGGGACACGTGCTGCACCTGATGTGCGACCTCACGATTGCCGCCGATAACGCCATCTTCGGTCAGACCGGCCCTAAAGTCGGATCTTTCGACGGCGGCTATGGATCAAGTTATATGGCGCGAATTGTCGGTCAGAAAAAAGCCCGCGAAATTTGGTTCCTCTGTCGCCAGTACAACGCCGAGCAGGCGCTGGAAATGGGTCTGGTGAACACCGTCGTGCCGCTTAACAGACTCGAGGAAGAAACAGTGCAGTGGTGCCGCGAAATCCTCGCCAACTCTCCCATAGCTATCCGGTGTCTGAAAGCGGCTATGAACGCCGATTGCGATGGTCAGGCGGGATTGCAGGAACTGGCGGGTAACGCTACCATGCTGTTTTATATGACCGAGGAAGGACAGGAAGGTCGTAACGCCTTCGTCGAAAAACGCAAACCGGACTATTCAAAATTTCCGAAACGACCCTGACGGATTTTTAATAGCGCACGATACCATGCCAGAATCGAAAACCAAAGTCTGGATACTCGCCGCTCGGCCCAAGACCCTCTGGGCGGCCATCTCGCCCGTTATTATTGGCACCGCTATGGCATACGAGGCCGGTCAGGTCCACTGGTTATCCGCCGCTGCCGCCTTTTTTGGCGCGGTTCTTATACAGATAGGTACCAATTT harbors:
- the menD gene encoding 2-succinyl-5-enolpyruvyl-6-hydroxy-3-cyclohexene-1-carboxylic-acid synthase, whose protein sequence is MINREASGINELWANLIVEELHRHSIDRFVLSPGSRCTPLTAAIARRGDACAVTHFDERGAAFFALGLARATGKPAALICTSGTAAANYYPAVVEAAMDMVPMVILTADRPPELRGTGANQTIDQIDLYGKYVRFHHDLPCPDLKESPARLLEIIDTAIEKTLHSPRGPVHLNCPYREPLAPTGKPKDFTDHLSGLESWINSGSPFTAPQPSIAASSEYDLQQILSLIEDSETGLILAGKLVSDAERRSTLELSDKLGWPIFADPRSGLRLGSNHDNLIAYFDQLLLDNAFISMNTEVILHFGGVMTSKRLNQYLSDRGPRNYIHIADHPFRHDPNHVVTHRIQADINAACSGLASTLKPKTAGDLARQLRKANALVHTTIDKIVTNDSNLTEFAVARLISQNIAPDSALFLGSSMPIRDMEMYGDPHGHPVYVIANRGASGIDGGIATIAGCVTGMERPGTIIIGDLAFLHDLNSLALVKQSKQPLTIVVLNNNGGGIFSFLPVRECGDIFEKYFATPHGFSFKAAANMFDLDHHQPLTPKEFNETYVAAQRGAGSIIEIKTDREQNYQAHTKLQNEIRNALGGQ
- the menH gene encoding 2-succinyl-6-hydroxy-2,4-cyclohexadiene-1-carboxylate synthase → MSGQSIQWNFQSSGDSSKHALLFLHGFMGSSLDWQDIADCFAEKYGIIALDLPGHGQTVATTDDDYTMPRCASGIVDLLHDLNITRTHLIGYSMGGRLALYLATHYPKLVDKVIVESASPGLKTQQERSARVEHDLQIARDITTLPMAEFLARWYDQPLFATVDKNGPPFQSLMRRCLLNDSALLAKSLRHMGTGAQPSLWSDLPKIRSQLLLIVGGQDAKFKSIAEEIAEIRPATKIVVIPDAGHNVHMENPLEYIKQVSLFLKS
- the menB gene encoding 1,4-dihydroxy-2-naphthoyl-CoA synthase, whose translation is MSKIQWKDCGKYTDIRYHKSDGIAKITINRPERRNAFRPLTVNEMIRALADARADQTIGVIILTGEGDKAFCSGGDQKIRGEAGYKDEAGGEHLNVLDFQRQIRTCPKPVIAMVAGYAIGGGHVLHLMCDLTIAADNAIFGQTGPKVGSFDGGYGSSYMARIVGQKKAREIWFLCRQYNAEQALEMGLVNTVVPLNRLEEETVQWCREILANSPIAIRCLKAAMNADCDGQAGLQELAGNATMLFYMTEEGQEGRNAFVEKRKPDYSKFPKRP